A region of Saccharomyces kudriavzevii IFO 1802 strain IFO1802 genome assembly, chromosome: 14 DNA encodes the following proteins:
- the SLA2 gene encoding Sla2p (similar to Saccharomyces cerevisiae SLA2 (YNL243W); ancestral locus Anc_1.119), with protein sequence MSRIDSDLQKALKKACSVEETAPKRKHVRACIVYTWDHQSSKAVFTTLKTLPLANDEVQLFKMLIVLHKIIQEGHPSALAEAIRDREWIRSLGRVHSGGSSYSKLIREYVRYLVLKLDFHAQHRGFNNGTFEYEEYVSLVSVSDPDEGYETILDLMSLQDSLDEFSQIIFASIQSERRNTECKISALIPLIAESYGIYKFITSMLRAMHRQLNDAEGDAALQPLKERYELQHARLFEFYADCSSVKYLTTLVTIPKLPVDAPDVFVINDVDESKEIKFQRKREASRTPARTPTPTPPVVVEPAVSPRPASRRTTSTPTGYLQAMSTGATTAMMIPTVTGAANAMFPQTTAQMQPDFWANQQAQFANEQNRLEQERLQQLQEQQAQQEQFQQQLQNAQQDMMSVQLQQQNQHQNDLIALTNQYEKDQALLQQYDQRVQQLENEIATMDSTASKQLANKDEQLAALQDQLDVWERKYDSLGKLYSQLRQEHLNLLPRFKKLQLKVNSAQESIQKKEQLEQKLKQKDLQMAELVKDRDRARLELERSTNNVDADAAAAAAAAETMSGNKMSPILDAILESGINTIQESVYNLDSPLSWSGPLTPPTFLLSLLESTSENATEFATSFNNLIVDGLVRGDQTEVIRCVSEFSTSMATLVTNSKAYAVTTLPQEQSDQILTLVKRCAREAQYFFEDLMSENLNQLGDEEKTDIVINANVDMQEKLQELSLAIEPLLNMQSVKSNKETNPHSELVATADKIVKSSQHLRVDVPKPLLSLALLIIDAVVALVKAAIQCQNEIATTTSIPLNQFYLKNSRWTEGLISAAKAVANATNVLISTASNLITSEDGGNTSPEQFIVASKEVAASTIQLVAASRVKTSIHSKAQDKLEHCSKDVTDACKSLGNHVMGLIEDEHSNSQQQQPLEFTSEHTLKTVEMEQQVEILKLEQSLSNARKRLGEIRRHAYYNQDDDQ encoded by the coding sequence ATGTCCAGAATAGACTCAGACCTGCAGAAGGCGCTAAAGAAGGCGTGCTCTGTCGAGGAGACGGCGCCCAAGAGAAAGCACGTTCGTGCATGCATAGTGTACACATGGGACCACCAGTCTTCCAAAGCTGTGTTCACGACGCTCAAGACGCTGCCGCTGGCTAACGATGAAGTGCAGTTGTTCAAGATGCTTATTGTACTGCACAAGATTATACAGGAGGGCCATCCGTCAGCGCTAGCCGAGGCGATCCGCGATAGGGAATGGATCAGGTCGCTGGGCAGGGTGCATTCGGGCGGGTCATCGTACAGCAAATTGATCCGGGAGTACGTGCGGTACCTGGTTCTGAAGCTGGACTTCCACGCGCAGCACAGAGGCTTCAACAACGGGACGTTCGAGTACGAAGAGTATGTGTCGCTGGTGTCTGTTTCCGACCCGGACGAAGGCTACGAGACAATCCTGGACCTGATGTCGTTGCAGGATTCGCTTGACGAGTTCTCACAGATCATTTTTGCCTCGATCCAGTCCGAGAGGAGGAACACCGAGTGCAAGATTTCCGCGCTGATTCCGCTGATTGCGGAGTCATACGGTATTTACAAGTTCATCACCTCGATGCTGAGAGCCATGCACAGGCAATTGAATGATGCGGAGGGCGATGCCGCCCTGCAGCCTCTGAAAGAGCGGTACGAGCTGCAACACGCCAGGCTGTTTGAGTTCTACGCGGATTGCTCTTCTGTGAAGTACTTGACCACGTTGGTCACTATCCCAAAACTGCCCGTGGACGCTCCAGACGTGTTTGTGATCAACGACGTGGACGAGTCGAAGGAGATCAAGTTtcagagaaaaagagaagcGTCGCGAACTCCAGCGCGGACTCCGACGCCCACGCCACCTGTTGTGGTCGAGCCAGCCGTGTCCCCACGTCCGGCGTCTCGAAGGACTACTTCGACGCCCACGGGCTACTTGCAGGCCATGTCGACCGGAGCCACCACAGCAATGATGATTCCCACCGTCACGGGTGCAGCCAATGCCATGTTTCCACAGACGACGGCACAGATGCAGCCGGATTTTTGGGCTAATCAGCAGGCCCAGTTTGCCAACGAGCAGAATCGCCTGGAGCAAGAGCGCTTGCAACAGTTGCAAGAACAGCAAGCACAGCAGGAACAGTTCCAACAGCAGCTGCAAAACGCGCAACAGGACATGATGAGTGTGCAACTGCAACAACAAAACCAACACCAAAACGACCTTATCGCCCTCACCAACCAGTATGAAAAGGACCAGGCCCTGTTGCAGCAGTACGACCAAAGAGTGCAGCAGCTGGAAAACGAAATTGCGACGATGGATTCGACTGCCTCCAAACAACTGGCCAATAAAGATGAACAACTGGCCGCTTTGCAGGATCAATTGGACGTTTGGGAAAGGAAATACGACTCATTGGGCAAGTTGTACTCGCAATTGCGTCAAGAGCACCTAAACCTCTTACCCCGCTTCAAAAAACTGCAGTTGAAGGTCAATAGCGCTCAGGAATCGATCcagaaaaaggaacaaCTAGAGCAAAAATTGAAGCAAAAGGATTTGCAAATGGCCGAATTGGTCAAGGACCGTGATAGAGCAAGATTGGAATTGGAGAGGTCTACCAATAACGTGGACGCGGACGCGGCGGCTGCCGCGGCTGCCGCAGAAACGATGTCTGGGAACAAGATGAGCCCTATCTTGGATGCCATATTAGAAAGCGGTATCAACACCATCCAGGAATCGGTGTATAACCTCGATTCGCCCTTGAGTTGGTCCGGTCCGCTAACCCCCCCCACTTTCCTTCTGTCCCTTTTGGAAAGCACTTCTGAAAATGCCACTGAATTCGCCACAAGCTTCAACAACTTGATAGTAGACGGTCTGGTCCGCGGTGATCAGACAGAAGTCATACGCTGCGTAAGCGAATTTAGCACCTCAATGGCGACGCTGGTGACCAACTCTAAGGCGTACGCCGTTACCACATTGCCTCAGGAACAGTCGGATCAGATCCTGACCCTGGTGAAAAGATGTGCCAGAGAGGCGCAGTATTTCTTCGAGGACTTGATGTCTGAAAACCTCAACCAACTTGGCGATGAAGAGAAGACCGATATTGTCATTAACGCCAACGTTGACATGCAAGAGAAGCTGCAAGAGCTGTCGCTAGCCATTGAACCACTCTTGAATATGCAATCCGTGAAATCAAACAAAGAGACAAATCCACATTCCGAATTAGTCGCCACCGCTGACAAGATTGTCAAGTCTTCGCAACACTTGCGTGTTGATGTCCCCAAGCCATTGTTGTCATTGGCACTTCTGATCATTGACGCTGTGGTGGCTTTGGTGAAGGCCGCCATTCAATGCCAGAATGAAATCGCCACCACAACAAGCATCCCTCTAAACCAATTTTACTTGAAAAACAGCAGATGGACTGAAGGGTTGATCTCTGCCGCCAAGGCCGTGGCCAACGCTACCAATGTTTTGATTTCCACGGCAAGTAACTTGATTACCTCTGAAGATGGCGGTAATACGTCACCTGAACAATTCATTGTTGCGTCCAAAGAAGTGGCTGCCTCTACAATTCAATTGGTGGCGGCATCTAGAGTGAAGACTTCTATCCACTCCAAGGCTCAAGACAAACTGGAACACTGTTCCAAGGATGTTACCGATGCGTGCAAGAGCTTAGGTAACCACGTCATGGGCTTGATTGAAGACGAGCATTCAAATTctcaacaacagcaaccaTTGGAATTCACATCCGAACACACGTTGAAGACTGTCGAGATGGAGCAACAAGTagagattttgaaattggaaCAATCTTTGAGTAATGCCAGAAAGAGATTGGGTGAAATAAGAAGGCATGCTTACTATAATCAGGACGATGatcaataa
- the VPS75 gene encoding Vps75p (similar to Saccharomyces cerevisiae VPS75 (YNL246W); ancestral locus Anc_1.116), with protein sequence MKPVYEKRDAYIDEIAEFWKIVFSQHVSFANYIRASDFKYVDAIDKIEVQWLALASKTHDTRDFSITFHFHGIDGDFQKQTVTKVFQIKKSEDDQEDGILTSEPASVEWPRSYDSINPDLIKDKRSPEGKKKYRQGMKTIFGWFRWTGLKPGKEFPHGDSLASLFSEEIYPFCVKYYTEAQRDLEDEEGESGLSADDDGEDDEGSLGEVDLPLSDEEPDSKKRKV encoded by the coding sequence atgaaGCCCGTctatgaaaaaagagacGCATacattgatgaaattgcGGAGTTTTGGAAGATCGTGTTTTCGCAACATGTAAGTTTTGCAAATTACATAAGGGCTTCAGACTTTAAATACGTAGATGCTATAGATAAGATCGAGGTACAGTGGTTGGCATTGGCGTCCAAAACGCACGACACCAGAGATTTTAGCATAACTTTCCATTTCCACGGCATTGACGGCGATTTCCAGAAGCAGACAGTCACCAAGGTGTTccaaatcaagaaaagcGAAGACGATCAGGAGGACGGTATACTAACTAGTGAGCCCGCGTCGGTGGAGTGGCCTCGGAGTTACGACTCGATAAACCCGGACTTGATTAAAGATAAACGCAGTCCTGAAGGGAAAAAGAAGTACAGGCAGGGAATGAAGACCATCTTTGGCTGGTTCAGGTGGACCGGATTGAAGCCTGGGAAGGAGTTCCCGCACGGCGACTCATTAGCGTCGCTGTTCAGCGAAGAGATCTACCCGTTTTGCGTGAAGTACTACACTGAAGCGCAGAGAGATTTGGAGGACGAGGAGGGAGAGTCCGGGTTGAGCGCGGATGACGACGGCGAAGATGATGAGGGCAGTCTTGGTGAGGTGGACCTGCCCCTGTCCGACGAAGAACCCGACtccaagaagagaaaggTTTAG
- the ATG2 gene encoding Atg2p (similar to Saccharomyces cerevisiae ATG2 (YNL242W); ancestral locus Anc_2.1), which yields MAFWLPQNIQKRLLLYVLQQISLFSNVDLSNLDVSIGSKSHFSFHDVNLSLDDLNIPYVQINEGVIEELVLKLTVSGGVEIDGSGLRFVMTPLYSSSSQELHSDFLAKSIQDLTNSMLQFTDPLSTQDRYKEDDISSSDSGSDLNSNVDTLKATGSSSYTLQNMRNKALNVALAKLKIALKNITIRFIMNDRDPSENILEVHLESIQLTTTDGNLRHINIGNITVSLIKKQTTSGFTSHSSNNDLSESVYLSKMEATSLYMSAMEEQSNEDDDESEITQTRQDDDKCKETLMEINNLNIAFRGLSSVNDLKMYDIAIDVQDVHLALYKIVETKTPILKKIIEIVVTHLDLNDDFANQDSTSPSHGEQKPSALSSLDVKCIYLNLSEDITAILKTFEMKQKQDNVRAFSLGSFYSNSDSLTISHKSKALFSAEQTSQSISLSIADELEIVIGGDGIAQLFKIYRFISLCMSIYQSKSKRLAPKSALNTVRNLKLTSKTLNLSIKFSNFLLHFRVAPFAYDSGCDFHIGLIDVFKKYPSRHTKVFTLSDVTISNPQSRLQLGSYDDTLKEALIYSSVHVSIKEIILQDEYTGIMQLIKGMSEIGELFADSKKVEHLSKCKSKRASFLQRSVRVLNSSRFVYKQSTSANFSLQVGTIKLKLSDITGPQFGSVEALISDNFFALTDDSQIVYFAKKLLIERKATSLLEPQEVMSMILNKSINEPVLYVHRRANGKLKIIFNNMRVHYYARWLEILKKNLDPENSSSEDASATQEPSKNPSNSGFPWELKFLDCALILHPFRIKSVMVVVLDNLTTSGSSFIPQVKLLSKMNTLFLIDDYANFKIQKDKNWPTLISFYANQGFSAIGKIDTLNFLINKSHETLLLDCKIEQVGLSLCADSFQSFCQLCIDLKYPQTFPDEKKFKTELKDPIDVFKNVDRDLFNSAFILENNNLQNDYDSVHLVDSFLDKAHEINSGAKSKLSSQGSYEVGSSSGTSTGGILLPHESYLDSAQPKEEDNQVMASKEQEGNINIRGNIDIEKVIIKLFDGYDWKYTRKFITNTVEKLDKELSQVEEKGSKSNIQSEANIFDSIYISANKNNVTDLRKNLDGEIQGVKNSFADVSKVNLRPSKHYKALIQLTKLQVNLKNYRVDEPDESKSDNSTDVLNKCIVSVYEFEIVDNVPTSTWNKFVTLLKHEPWPHNSPMFLLDLELIRPIDFLQAVELVMQLKIAPLRLHVDQDTLEFLIRFLGFKDKRFELVDEYPDIVFVQKFSTNAIKLRLDYKPKKVDYAGLRSGQTSELMNFFTLDGSKITLKSVVLYGLNGFDDLNDKLKAIWTPDITKKQLTGVLEGLAPVKSFMAIGSGVKTLVTVLMSEYKQEGHLGKSLKKGGNVFMKTATGDFVKLGVKLTSGTQAILENTEELFGGVGSNGRMYDTSKTGTSGGGDTDAAAVLDLDTILEEDQLVGSKYSRIKDHEPTAVVIDMSSSENRNEPKIVSLYADQPLDATTGLKEAYSSLEKHMHIAYDAVWRAKGQMKDDKRGGPSAAAVYVARAAPVAIIRPLIGATEAVSKALQGIANQVDKTHTEQINDKYKSNRS from the coding sequence ATGGCATTTTGGCTACCTCAGAATATACAAAAGCGGCTGCTACTTTATGTCCTCCAGCAGATTTCACTGTTTTCCAATGTGGATCTTTCCAACCTGGACGTTTCCATAGGTTCTAAGTCACATTTCTCCTTTCATGATGTAAATCTATCGCTCGATGATCTAAATATTCCATATGTGCAAATAAACGAGGGTGTGATTGAGGAGCTAGTGTTGAAACTAACTGTTTCTGGCGGGGTGGAGATTGATGGATCCGGTCTCAGATTTGTCATGACACCCTTATATTCCAGTAGTTCACAAGAACTCCACTCTGATTTTTTGGCTAAGAGTATTCAAGATCTTACAAATTCTATGCTACAATTCACTGATCCGTTAAGTACACAAGATAGATAtaaagaagatgatattAGCTCTTCGGATAGTGGTAGTGACCTCAACTCCAATGTGGACACTCTGAAAGCAACCGGGAGTAGTTCATATACACTTCAAAATATGCGGAATAAGGCCCTCAATGTTGCTCTAGcgaagttgaaaatagcGTTAAAGAATATCACGATACGTTTCATAATGAATGATAGGGATCCCTCCGAAAACATTCTGGAAGTTCATCTGGAAAGCATACAACTCACAACAACGGATGGCAATTTGCGGCATATAAACATTGGAAATATTACTGTTTCAttaataaagaaacaaacGACATCCGGATTTACCTCTCATTCTTCCAATAATGATCTCTCGGAAAGCGTCTATTTATCGAAAATGGAGGCCACTTCGCTTTATATGAGCGCCATGGAAGAACAGTCaaatgaagacgatgacgaATCTGAAATTACGCAGACACGacaagatgatgataagtGCAAAGAAACCTTAATGGAAATAAATAACTTGAACATAGCATTTAGAGGCTTATCATCTGTTAATGATCTCAAAATGTATGATATCGCAATAGATGTGCAAGACGTTCATCTGGCGCTGTACAAAATCGTCGAAACAAAAACCCctatcttgaaaaaaatcatagAGATTGTCGTCACACATTTGGATTtaaatgatgattttgCCAATCAGGACTCCACAAGCCCCTCGCATGGGGAACAAAAACCTTCTGCTCTTTCCTCCTTGGATGTTAAGTGCATATATTTGAACTTATCTGAAGATATCACCGCAATTTTAAAAACATTCGAAATGAAACAAAAGCAAGACAATGTACGAGCCTTTTCTCTAGGATCTTTCTATTCTAATTCAGATTCATTGACGATCAGTCATAAATCCAAGGCATTGTTTTCTGCGGAACAGACCTCACAAAGCATAAGCTTAAGTATTGCTGACGAATTGGAGATTGTTATTGGTGGGGATGGCATTGCTCAACTATTTAAGATTTATCGATTTATTTCACTATGCATGTCGATTTATCAAAGTAAGTCGAAAAGACTGGCACCAAAATCAGCCTTGAATACAGTAAGAAATTTAAAATTAACCTCCAAAACATTAAATTTATCGattaaattttcaaattttttgctaCATTTCCGAGTTGCACCTTTCGCTTACGATTCTGGATGTGATTTTCATATTGGATTGATAGACGTATTTAAAAAGTATCCATCTCGACACACAAAAGTATTCACGTTGTCAGATGTCACGATTTCTAATCCTCAATCGCGCTTGCAACTGGGTTCATATGATGATACCTTAAAAGAAGCGTTGATTTATAGTTCTGTCCACGTTAGCATCAAAGAGATCATACTGCAAGATGAATATACAGGAATAATGCAGTTGATAAAAGGTATGTCTGAAATTGGAGAACTTTTCGCTGATTCAAAAAAGGTTGAGCATTTAAGCAAGTGCAAAAGTAAGAGGGCTTCCTTTTTGCAGAGAAGTGTTAGAGTACTGAATTCCTCTAGGTTTGTTTACAAGCAGAGTACATCCGCTAATTTTTCCCTACAGGTTGGTACCATAAAATTAAAACTATCAGATATAACAGGTCCGCAATTCGGTTCAGTAGAAGCATTAATATCTGATAACTTTTTTGCACTTACCGATGACTCTCAAATTGTATATTTTGCAAAGAAGCTGCTAATAGAAAGAAAGGCAACGTCACTGTTGGAACCACAAGAAGTCATGtcgatgattttgaataaaagCATTAATGAGCCTGTCTTATATGTTCATAGAAGGGCAAACGGAAAACTCaaaattatttttaataacATGCGTGTACATTATTATGCAAGATGGTtagaaatattgaaaaagaacctAGATCCAGAAAATTCCAGCTCAGAAGATGCTTCTGCAACACAAGAGCCAAGTAAAAATCCGTCAAACTCAGGATTTCCGTGGGAATTAAAATTTTTAGACTGTGCTCTAATTTTACACCCTTTCAGGATAAAAAGTGTAATGGTTGTTGTACTCGATAACCTAACGACTAGTGGAAGTTCATTCATTCCGCAAGTGAAACtcctttcaaaaatgaatacTCTTTTCCTAATAGACGACTACGCAAATTTTAAAATCCAAAAAGACAAGAACTGGCCTACCTTGATAAGTTTTTACGCTAATCAAGGCTTCTCCGCGATTGGTAAAATTGATActctaaattttttgataaacaAATCCCACGAAACACTTTTATTAGACTGTAAAATAGAACAAGTTGGTCTTTCATTGTGTGCAGATTCCTTTCAAAGCTTTTGTCAACTTTGCATTGATTTAAAATATCCTCAAACGTTCCctgatgagaaaaaatttaaaacaGAACTGAAAGATCCCATTGATGTGTTTAAAAACGTTGATCGCgatcttttcaattctgcTTTCATACTTGAGAACAATAACCTTCAAAATGATTATGACTCGGTGCATTTGGTGGATAGTTTTCTCGATAAGGCTCACGAAATTAATAGCGGCGCCAAGAGTAAACTCTCTTCTCAGGGTTCGTATGAAGTgggttcttcttctggaaCTAGTACGGGAGGCATTCTACTTCCACACGAAAGTTACTTGGACTCCGCGCaaccaaaagaagaggataATCAAGTAATGGCGTCAAAAGAGCAAGAAGGGAACATAAATATAAGGGGAAATATTGATATAGAGAAAGTTATTATAAAACTATTTGATGGATACGACTGGAAATACACGCGGAAATTTATCACAAATACTGTGGAGAAATTGGATAAAGAGCTCAGTCAAGTGGAAGAAAAGGGTTCGAAATCTAATATTCAATCGGAGGCGAACATTTTCGATTCTATATATATCTCCGctaataaaaataatgtcACTGATCTGAGGAAAAACTTGGATGGTGAGATTCAAGGGGTTAAAAATTCTTTCGCTGATGTATCCAAAGTTAATCTGCGACCTTCCAAGCACTATAAAGCGTTGATTCAGTTAACTAAATTGCAGGTAAATTTAAAGAATTATCGAGTGGACGAACCTGACGAATCCAAATCTGATAATTCCACGGATGTGTTGAACAAATGTATCGTTTCCGTTTACGagtttgaaattgttgatAACGTCCCAACATCTACATGGAATAAGTTTGTAACTCTACTGAAGCATGAACCGTGGCCACACAATTCGCCAATGTTTCTTCTGGATCTCGAACTTATCCGTCCCATTGACTTTTTGCAAGCTGTAGAATTAGTGAtgcaattgaaaattgcGCCTTTACGCCTTCACGTGGATCAGGATactttggaatttttaATAAGATTTTTAGGTTTCAAAGATAAGAGGTTTGAATTGGTTGACGAATACCCAGACATTgtatttgttcaaaaattcagtACCAACGCAATCAAGTTGAGACTAGACTATAAGCCGAAAAAGGTTGATTATGCGGGTTTAAGATCAGGACAGACTTCAGAACtgatgaatttcttcacGCTTGACGGGTCCAAGATTACACTGAAAAGTGTCGTACTATATGGGCTGAACGGATTTGATGACTTAAATGATAAATTAAAGGCGATTTGGACGCCTGATATCACTAAAAAGCAGCTAACTGGTGTTTTGGAAGGTCTGGCTCCTGTTAAATCGTTCATGGCAATTGGATCAGGTGTGAAGACTTTGGTCACGGTATTAATGTCAGAGTACAAGCAAGAGGGGCATTTGGGGAaaagcttgaaaaaaggtGGTAATGTTTTCATGAAGACTGCAACTGGGGATTTCGTTAAACTGGGAGTTAAATTGACGTCAGGTACTCAAGCGATATTGGAGAATACAGAGGAATTATTCGGTGGGGTTGGTTCCAATGGTAGGATGTACGACACATCGAAAACGGGCACCAGTGGTGGTGGCGATACAGATGCTGCTGCTGTATTAGATTTGGATACTATATTAGAGGAAGACCAATTAGTTGGTAGTAAGTATTCTAGAATAAAAGACCATGAGCCCACAGCAGTAGTCATCGATATGTCTTCGTCGGAAAACCGAAA
- the CWC25 gene encoding U2-type spliceosomal complex subunit CWC25 (similar to Saccharomyces cerevisiae CWC25 (YNL245C); ancestral locus Anc_1.117), with translation MGSGDLNLLKSWNPKLMKNRKKVWETEQDLVNEQQKLNTRLKEIEKERELNELLDESNKNHPGGLKSDLRLKKSGLEWMYQDAKLSDEKEDYLLGKKKLDSSILNQPTATAAAAAAAPKNAAATASAATSKGSHKKKSKLLKDDPMSKFKITKQQRRTPYASERTTPQRGKLPSKPAPDLDY, from the coding sequence ATGGGGTCAGGCGATTTGAATCTGTTGAAGTCATGGAATCCCAAACTTATgaaaaacaggaaaaaagtttgGGAGACCGAGCAAGATCTGGTTAACGAGCAGCAGAAGCTTAACACGAGGttgaaggaaattgaaaaggaacGGGAGCTGAATGAGCTGCTGGACGAATCAAACAAGAACCATCCGGGTGGTCTCAAGAGCGACTTgagattgaagaaatctgGCCTGGAATGGATGTACCAGGATGCAAAGCTGAGTGACGAAAAGGAGGACTATTTATtaggtaaaaaaaaattagacTCATCTATATTAAACCAACCtacagcaacagcagcagcagcagcagcagcgCCAAAGAATGCCGCTGCCACTGCTTCCGCCGCTACATCCAAAGGTTCGCACAAGAAAAAGTCAAAATTGCTTAAAGACGACCCGATGAGCAAGTTCAAGATCACAAAGCAACAGAGGAGAACCCCATATGCATCGGAAAGGACAACGCCCCAACGCGGGAAGCTGCCGTCCAAGCCCGCTCCGGACCTGGACTACTAA
- the SUI1 gene encoding translation initiation factor eIF1 (similar to Saccharomyces cerevisiae SUI1 (YNL244C); ancestral locus Anc_1.118), with protein sequence MSIENLKSFDPFADTGDDETATSNYIHIRIQQRNGRKTLTTVQGVPEEYDLKRILKVLKKDFACNGNIVKDPEMGEIIQLQGDQRAKVCEFMIAQLGLQKKNIKIHGF encoded by the coding sequence ATGTCCATTGAGAATCTGAAATCATTTGATCCTTTCGCCGACACAGGAGACGACGAAACCGCCACTTCAAACTATATTCATATTCGTAtccaacaaagaaatggtaGAAAGACTTTGACTACGGTGCAGGGTGTGCCTGAAGAGTACGACCTGAAGAGAATTCTGAAGGTGCTAAAAAAGGACTTTGCATGCAACGGGAACATTGTCAAGGACCCAGAAATGGGTGAGATTATCCAGTTGCAGGGTGACCAAAGAGCAAAGGTTTGCGAGTTTATGATCGCCCAACTGGGGctgcaaaagaagaacatcAAAATTCATGGGTTTTAA